One Curtobacterium sp. MCLR17_032 genomic window carries:
- a CDS encoding aminoglycoside 3'-phosphotransferase, translating to MAPTDDLAGRGGQPDAPVTVPDAVAELAAGRTLVPVWVNTAGGKTFRIGPSPDRAEGYVKWVPPHYAPWVAAEVARLQWAGRWLTVPDVVEHGADGSGAWMVTRPVVGWSAVDPRWHDDPRTAVIAVGEGLRALHETLPVAACPFFWSTDERVDRARAAGRDVDAMGSTPETDQLVVCHGDACTPNTLVGDDGRWVGHVDLGDLGVADRWADLAVASMSLGWNHGPGWDDLFHEAYGVPQDRDRTAWYRMLWELDVDDVDDPRGAAGASRP from the coding sequence GTGGCGCCGACCGACGACCTCGCCGGCCGCGGCGGGCAGCCGGATGCGCCGGTGACCGTGCCGGATGCCGTCGCCGAACTCGCCGCCGGCCGGACCCTCGTGCCGGTGTGGGTGAACACCGCGGGTGGGAAGACCTTCCGGATCGGACCGTCCCCCGACCGTGCCGAAGGGTACGTGAAGTGGGTCCCGCCGCACTACGCGCCGTGGGTCGCCGCGGAGGTCGCGCGCCTGCAGTGGGCCGGCCGATGGCTCACCGTGCCGGATGTCGTCGAGCACGGAGCGGACGGGTCCGGCGCCTGGATGGTCACCCGGCCCGTCGTCGGCTGGAGCGCGGTCGACCCGCGGTGGCACGACGACCCGCGCACGGCGGTCATCGCGGTCGGTGAGGGGCTGCGGGCGCTGCACGAGACCCTGCCCGTGGCCGCCTGTCCGTTCTTCTGGTCGACCGACGAACGGGTCGACCGTGCACGGGCAGCGGGGCGGGACGTCGACGCGATGGGGTCGACGCCGGAGACCGACCAGCTGGTCGTCTGCCACGGGGACGCCTGCACGCCGAACACGCTGGTCGGCGACGACGGCCGGTGGGTCGGGCACGTGGACCTGGGCGACCTCGGGGTCGCGGACCGGTGGGCGGACCTGGCGGTGGCGTCGATGAGTCTCGGCTGGAACCACGGACCCGGCTGGGACGACCTGTTCCACGAGGCGTACGGGGTGCCGCAGGACCGGGACCGGACCGCCTGGTACCGGATGCTGTGGGAGCTGGACGTCGACGACGTGGACGACCCGCGGGGTGCGGCAGGAGCCTCCCGGCCCTGA